The Glycine max cultivar Williams 82 chromosome 17, Glycine_max_v4.0, whole genome shotgun sequence genome contains the following window.
ccgtaaagtttcgcgacGTTTCGAAAGGaaatcagccaaaaacacaaaataggGGGTGAACTGATCAATTTAGGGGGGGTGTACCTAGCCCTGGGCCCATctggaatattctggagggagGTTACTTCAGGTGGAAGCTACCAAGCTCACCTGGGCAATAACCACCTCCCTCATTTTTGCTATAAAATGGCGTGAGGGGTTGAGGGAAAAAGGTTCAACATCTTTGGCACTCagaattcacttaaaattagtgagaaaaagaagaaagaaggaaaaaattcaACCCAAGACGCTTCCGTGATCAATTTTGCTAacattcttcaccgttcttcgccattcttcatcgttcgtTGATCTTCGATTGGTTAGTTTTTGATTTCAAAGCTttaaattcattctatgcacccttaggggtccattcttgctttgtaggatttcatcttcatctcgcttactttcggtattctttttttgtttttaacgtgctttgaCCGATCGCTTATcttgtaatcttgtttaatcatcgttaaaataaaatttaaccgatcgttcaagttgtaacctcggttaataaaaaaataagtaagttTCAACCGgacattttactttgaaagttctctTTTAAATGAGTGGAGAGATAActaagtgaaactaaagctaaaatcaactcacaaatccaactttgtccgcaaaaaggtcatttaaaaCTGTTCGagatccaacgccttaaacggtcctctttacTTTTATCAGTTAAAATAGGTCgttcaaaagtataaaaatcaACACTCCGCACAACTTTACTGCTTTTCAAataactacataggtctgagttcctcattgcaattgaggatacgtaggagcaaaagccccacttttgtcgatcccaagagataaaaacataaaaaggaaaaaataaaaataatttaaagtcaTAATATTGCACATTTAAGGTTGCCGTTCCTTGTGACGAACTCGTGGAatactaataccttccccacgtgtaaaaacaactcccaaactttTTTAAAGTTTGTAAACACACGTATcgatttttctaacattttccacaaataaacgttgatgacaactccacgcattttcctccctCAGAAGATGCACTCGTGAATCTCGCATCATCTTCCCGCTAAAGGATAAGTTGCGACACTTTGACATAAATTCTCCCATTATATTATACTTTCTccctattttttctttgtttctctttaatcaaagactttttatttctattttatttctcactTATTTCCACCCACCATATTTCTTCTCCTAGCTACTAACATGGCATAAATTCTCCCATGATGTTATAATATTAGGTGACAAAAAtaactatgaaaaaaatatttttcataaaataacttGATTACGAGAACTAACTGAGAAATTAGTATCAAATATAAGGAAAAACTTTTGGGTAATCACTATCATTTAGATAGCTCAAagtatcaaaatattatttagatttttgaaagtataatttatttgtcattttagttttgttcttaaattatttttgtcaaagtTAACGCTCGAACAGGTGTGACACATTATTTGTGTACGCGACAGTTAGTGACGCAGACATTAATGGCATTTGGCAATTCGGATACTGATACTATACACGTGAATAAGTAATAATCCAATTACTatcattttagtccttaattaGATTGTTAATGTCCATTGTCAGATACCACCACATCTGTATCAAGCAAATAACATAACATGTAAGCGACAGTAAAATACACTTAATGGAAATCAAAGTGACAATTCAGCCCATCCAAATATAGAAATCTATTCATTTATATAGAAATCTAACATAATTACGATAAGTTACTCAAACAACTTTGCAAGTTGGAAAATCAAAGAAAACTATTCATTTTATATAGCAAAAGCAAAGTGGGATGTGAGATTTCTCGTCcctaaacaaataaaacttttcCATTTGATCATCAAACTAGAACAACTTCAgatgataataaaattaaaagtaaaaacaaaataacatgcatacacttatttcgATCTGAACCACGTTGAATTTAGATTCATACTTTAAAATGGCACCCCAAGCCTTTTAATCTGTGCGATGCGATATATAAaggaaattgaaaatgaaaaggtagaAACAGAtgctataaataaaaacaaatgcaCATATTATAAATAACACAGAAATATACACATTATGGTACATGAGAGTCATCCAATCAATACATAAATTGCATATATAATCCCAGGTATGTATCCCAGTATGGTCAGCACCAGATCTATCCAGAGCTCCACCtgcattgtttaaaaaaatagaattaatcaCACCAACAACAATTGAATTAATCAACACCAAACcccaaatatgaaaaaaaaatagaaaaataaagattagAACAAATTGAAAACAAGAAGAACAAGGAGAGAGTAAATACGCCACAGCCATAACGGAGGAAAACACCAACAGGAGGTAGCAGGATTGCCAATATCACTTCGAGAAAAGTTTCAGAACCCATGAGTGTTTAAATTTTCTTGTCTTTGTATTTCTTTCCAATGGTAATTGGAGCTATAAATTTGTTGTTATCAGTGATATGATCACGAGGAAAGACAATTAGAACTTAATGGAAGAGGCGTGTTCTTGGAACAAATAAAAACGGTTACGGTGGAGATTACAGTGGCAGAATTGTGGGCACATTAGACGACACGTGTGTTTGAGAACTTACAGGTGTTCCTATCTCCTTAAGCTAGTAGAATGATGTATAATATATACTAGTGCTAGTTGGAAACACACTTACACTTCGTGTCTTAAGTCTTAActatcaaaatttttaattattttttagtttttaattaaaaaaagaaagatggtTAAAGAGATGTAAATTTGAGGGGTTATCTTTTAAACCGTATGATTCAGAGAGTTTTTAgagttaattaaatatatatatatatatatatatatatatataaaagataagataataattaagaaataatatattatattaaattaatattataataatcataatgaattaaaaaaattaacttgtgatAATTTAGATGTTACATAGTTTTAGGTAGATTGTTAATCCATCTCcgtgaataaaatataaatttttatttgattatttgtaaaataaaaaagttatttttatctatgaataaagtataaaatgtaaattttcttacttaatctttcatcctagtgaataaaatataaattttttaacttttttttttattttggtaatcTTGGTGATAGTATGAAGTTGATCTTGTagaaaataatgacaaatttttgtctaacacacataaagagaatATTTCTCTCTCAACATCGTTTATTTCATATCCAAAGGTCAATGAATATTCAAAATTTGGACTACTTGATTAAGAGATACAACCTGCTACCACTTATTggttttttacttgaaaaaaaagttatctatAATTCATCCTtgtaaataaagtttaaaattctTACTTGATTGTTTATTTCCGTgaataaagtataatttttttcttatttaattatttatcaaattttttttatttctatgatGTTTATCTccaagaataaaatgtaaatttttttacttgattGTTGAATCccatgaataaaatataaattttcttaattacttaattatttgccaaaaaaaagttattccTATAATGTTAATCTCTGTAAATaaagtctaatttttttttacttgattgTTCATccttataaataaaagtataaaaaagtttatatatatatatatatatatatatcaatgcataaaaaaattgcatacataaattaaaatcttcAATAATTTACCATaagaagataataaataaaaaataataagaattttcctaaaatttaatttagacattaaatttatttatatgtttgttaaataaaataaaatattcaataacttAGCTAAGTCAAGTGATACTaagcaagaataaaaatatttatattaaaataacagtaaattaaaaagaatgatTCTGCtctaataatttaaatgttcATATAAATTCcccagtttgattttttttaaaaaagagatatagtttatatatagataaatgCGCTCTTGGTGGTTTTGTCTCCACCCGTTTAGCGAAATCTTTCTTACTTGATTGTTGATGCCAGTGAATAAAGTATACAAAAAGTTACTTTTACATATAATTTCTATATCACTGCATATAAATATacgtaataaattaaaaatttcaataatttacaataaaaagataataaataaaaaatgaataatgatttgtgtaaaaattaatttagacaaTTAATTTactcatattttattaaataaaataaaatattcaat
Protein-coding sequences here:
- the LOC100815133 gene encoding salt stress-induced hydrophobic peptide ESI3, coding for MGSETFLEVILAILLPPVGVFLRYGCGVELWIDLVLTILGYIPGIIYAIYVLIG